The following are from one region of the Pseudomonas putida genome:
- a CDS encoding MFS transporter, whose protein sequence is MDNATSLPTGAATAPAAEKTTASRLKSIFSGSIGNMVEWYDWYVYAAFSLYFAKAFFPAGDSTAQLLNTAAIFAVGFLMRPIGGWLMGLYADRKGRKAALMASVLLMCAGSLVIALTPGYETIGVAAPILLVIARLMQGLSVGGEYGTSATYLSEMASKDRRGFFSSFQYVTLISGQLIALAVLIVLQQTLTTEQLYAWGWRVPFVIGALCAVVALYLRRGMEETASFTKKEKAKESLMRTLLRHPKELMTVVGLTMGGTLAFYTYTTYMQKYLVNTVGMSISDSTTISAATLFLFMCLQPVIGGLSDKIGRRPILIAFGVLGTLFTVPILSTLHTIQTWWGAFFLIMAALIIVSGYTSINAVVKAELFPTEIRALGVGLPYALTVSIFGGTAEYVALWFKSAGMESGFYWYVTACIACSLLVYATMKDTKQHSRITTE, encoded by the coding sequence ATGGATAACGCCACCTCCCTGCCCACCGGGGCGGCCACCGCGCCTGCCGCAGAAAAAACCACCGCCAGCCGCCTGAAGTCGATCTTCAGCGGGTCCATCGGCAACATGGTCGAATGGTACGACTGGTACGTCTACGCCGCATTCTCGCTGTACTTCGCCAAGGCCTTCTTCCCGGCCGGCGATTCCACCGCACAATTGCTCAATACCGCTGCGATCTTCGCCGTGGGCTTCCTCATGCGCCCGATCGGTGGCTGGCTGATGGGCCTGTACGCCGACCGCAAAGGCCGCAAGGCTGCACTGATGGCTTCGGTGCTGCTGATGTGCGCCGGCTCCCTGGTCATCGCCCTGACCCCGGGCTACGAAACCATCGGCGTCGCCGCGCCAATCCTGCTGGTCATCGCCCGCCTGATGCAGGGCCTGTCGGTGGGTGGTGAATATGGCACCTCGGCCACCTACCTCAGTGAAATGGCCAGCAAGGACCGCCGTGGCTTCTTCTCCAGCTTCCAGTACGTGACCTTGATCTCCGGCCAGCTCATCGCCCTGGCAGTACTGATCGTTCTGCAACAGACCCTGACCACCGAGCAGCTGTATGCCTGGGGCTGGCGCGTACCGTTCGTGATCGGTGCGCTGTGCGCCGTGGTTGCCCTGTACCTGCGTCGCGGCATGGAAGAAACCGCCTCCTTCACCAAGAAGGAAAAGGCCAAGGAAAGCCTGATGCGTACCCTGCTGCGCCACCCCAAGGAGCTGATGACCGTAGTCGGCCTGACCATGGGCGGCACCCTGGCCTTCTACACCTACACCACCTACATGCAGAAGTACCTGGTCAACACCGTCGGCATGAGCATCAGCGACTCGACCACCATCTCGGCTGCCACGCTGTTCCTGTTCATGTGCCTGCAGCCAGTGATCGGTGGCCTGTCCGACAAGATCGGTCGGCGCCCGATCCTGATCGCCTTCGGTGTACTCGGTACCCTGTTCACCGTACCGATCCTCAGCACTCTGCACACCATCCAGACCTGGTGGGGCGCGTTCTTCCTGATCATGGCGGCGCTGATCATCGTCAGCGGCTACACCTCGATCAACGCCGTGGTCAAAGCCGAGCTGTTCCCCACCGAAATCCGCGCCCTGGGCGTGGGCCTGCCGTACGCCCTGACCGTGTCGATCTTCGGCGGCACCGCCGAGTACGTGGCCCTGTGGTTCAAGAGCGCCGGCATGGAGAGTGGCTTCTACTGGTATGTCACCGCCTGCATCGCCTGCTCGCTGCTGGTTTACGCGACCATGAAGGACACCAAGCAGCACTCGCGGATTACCACTGAGTGA
- a CDS encoding heme utilization protein, whose protein sequence is MKNKLILTLALSVFATGAFAEDGFNRTNAHTFAAAQSQSAAYAEDGFDRTGGQRFAEDGFDRTGGQRFAEDGFDRTGGQRFAEDGFDRTGGQRFAEDGFDRTGGQRFAEDGFERTNAHRIS, encoded by the coding sequence ATGAAAAACAAACTGATCCTCACCCTCGCCCTCTCGGTTTTCGCTACTGGCGCCTTCGCCGAAGATGGTTTCAACCGCACCAACGCCCACACCTTCGCAGCGGCCCAAAGCCAATCCGCTGCCTACGCTGAAGATGGTTTCGACCGCACTGGCGGCCAGCGCTTCGCTGAAGACGGTTTCGACCGCACCGGCGGCCAGCGCTTCGCTGAAGACGGCTTCGACCGCACCGGTGGCCAGCGCTTCGCTGAAGACGGCTTCGACCGCACCGGTGGCCAGCGCTTCGCTGAGGACGGTTTCGATCGCACTGGCGGCCAACGCTTCGCTGAAGACGGCTTCGAGCGCACCAACGCCCACCGCATCAGCTGA